GTGAACCAATTCCAAACGGTATGGGTGGTGGCTTTTGTGATTTTATTCCAACCTGAACTTCGCCGATTGCTAATATATGTAGGTCAAACCAGATTTTTCCAGAAGATATTTCGTGTGGGCACATCCAGATCCATCGTCTCTATCGTGGAAGCGGCCTCCCAATTGAAAGAACGGCACTGGGGCGGATTGATTGTCATCCAGCGAGAAACTGGTTTAAGGACATATAAAGAACAGGGGACACAGCTCAAAGCAGAAGTGACGGCACCATTATTGGTATCAATCTTTAATCCCTCTTCACCATTGCATGATGGCGCCGTGATTATTCAAAATGAGATTATTGATGCGGCTGCTTGTATTTTACCTTTAACAGAAAGTACAATGATTGATCCAGAAATGGGTACACGCCATCGCGCCGCATTGGGAATTTCAGAAGAAACGGATGCGATTGTGGTATTGATTTCGGAAGAACGCGCAAGAATATCTGTGGCTGAGAATGGCCGTTTTGCTCACATAGATATGGACGATTTGGCACTGAGAAAATATTTAAACGACAGAATGTTCATCGCTTCTGGGGATTAACATCAACTTTTCATTCTGAACCTAAACAAAGTGAAAGAAAAAATCTCAAGCATATGAATGCCTTTAAACGAATTTATGAGATTGTTCCTGCCCGATTGGCAGGCGGACACTGTGTCCAGAATGACAACTATTTATAATGACTGTTTTAACATACACAATTCTTAGCGTACTTATGGTAAGCCTCGTCTCTCTAGTGGGACTTGTAACTCTATCTATATCCCGAAAACTATTGGATCGAATTATGACCTATTTGGTCAGTTTTGCCACGGGGAGCCTTTTCGGCGGTGCGCTGATTCATTTACTGCCAGAAGCTTTTGCCTCTGCGTCAAATCCCCTTCATGTTTCACTGTGGACAATCGGTGGGCTCGCTACCTTTTTCGTTATGGAAAAGTTTTTCCGCTGGCGTCATTGTCACCATCCTACCACAAATGAACATGTTCATCCAATTGTCCCGATGAATATTTTTGGCGATGCCATGCATAATTTTATTGATGGTGTACTTATTGCAATTAGCTATTCCGCCAGCATTCCTTTGGGAGTAGCCACAACTGTGGCAGTACTTTTTCATGAAATTCCACAGGAAATCAGTGATTATTCAATCTTGATTAATGGGGGATTATCAGTAAAGAAAGCATTGATGGTTAACCTTATGAGCGCATCTTTGGCAATGGTGGGTGCGTTATTCGCCCTCCAAATGGGAAAGAGCATTACTGGATTTACCGATGCGTTGGTACCCATTACCGCCGGTGGATTTCTCTATATCGCCGGTTCTGATCTTATCCCAGAGCTTCATCATAATACGGATGCGAAAAAGTCATTCATCCAATTGTTGATGCTCGTTGCTGGTGTGGCAGTCATGACCTTTTTGGCTGTGAAATTCTAAATATTTTCGTCTGAAGCCATTATAATGAAAGTGTAATTTTATCCATGGAATTGTTCGATTTAAAAGATCAATACGCTGCCGCGAAGAAAAAATGCTCAGAATTGCGGAGGTACCTTTGACCTGTCCACAAAAGGGTCTGATTTAGAAAAATTGCGTCAAGCGTCCGCCGTACCTGATTTCTGGAATGATAACGCGGCGGCTTCAGCACTCCTGAAAAAAATATCCCTTTTGGAAAAAGAGATCACACTGTGGCAAGAATTAGATACGGCACAAGGCGATGTAGAGGTACTTTTAGAATTTGCAGATGCGGGTGAATCATCCTTAGAAGAAGTGCATACTGAATTACAAAAATTCGTTACGACCATCGAAGATCTAGAACTGAAGATGATCCTCGGCGATCCAGAAGATACGCAAGATGCCATCATAACGATTCATCCCGGGGCAGGGGGAACAGAAAGCCAAGATTGGGCGGAGATGCTTTATCGTATGTATAACCGCTGGATCGAGCGTAAGGGGTTTAAAAAAGAGATTATGGATTATCAGCCCGGCGATGAAGCTGGGATCAAAGATATTACTATAGAGATCAAGGGCGATTACGCTTATGGGTTATTGAAAGCAGAAGCGGGTGTCCACCGTTTGGTGCGGATATCACCATTTGATTCCAACAGCCGGCGCCATACATCTTTTGTATCCGTATTTGTCTATCCTTCTACAGAGGATGAAATTGAAATTGAAATTGATCAAGGCGATCTAAGAATTGATACTTATCGTGCCAGCGGGGCCGGAGGCCAACACGTAAATAAAACTGACTCGGCCATCCGAATTACCCATATTCCATCAGGAATTGTTGTCCAGTGCCAAAACGAACGAAGCCAGCATAAGAACAAAGCATCGGCGATGAAAGTTCTTAAAGCGCGGCTTTACCAAGCGGAAGTGGAAAAAGAAAAAGAAGCCATGAAGGACTTAGAAAATACAAAAATGGATATCGCCTGGGGTAGCCAGATTCGGTCCTATGTTTTCCATCCTTATAATATGGTGAAGGACCATCGCACTAAAGAAGAGACTGGGAATGTTTCGGCGGTGATGGATGGGGATATTGATAAATTTATTCGTGCCTTTTTGATGAATCAACTGGGCGAACGGAAAGAAATTCCAGAAGAAGTCTAAGTCATTATTCGTTTATTTTCTTTATAAGGTGGGGAGAAGAATGGCCGAATTCAAAACATACAAACATAATCCGCCCCATTTATTTAAGTCTAATGCAAAATATTTTATAACTGCTTCTACTTTTGAAGGGGAGCCATTTTTAAGGTTATCAACGGCAAAAGAAATACTGTATTCTTCTCTGCAAATCGAGTTTACTAAATACCATTGGGAGATTGAAGATTGGGTGATTTTGGATAATCACTACCATTTAATGGTGAATGCTCCCGAAGACTCAACCACACTACTAACTATTTTTAAAGAAGCACATCGTTTTACGGCCTTGTGGATTAAAAAGAATCTAAATATTCTATTAAATAATTTAGAATCCAATAATTTTAATATCGATACTTTGGAGTCTAATATTTTGGAGTTCGATACTTTGGAGTCCATCAACAGTGTTGATGGAGAATTAACATGGTTAAACTTGAAAAACGAATTAACACGGTTAATTCAGTCCAAAAAAGTTTTTTATAATTATTGGGATACCTGTATCACTTATGAGAATTCATATTTTACCCGATTAAATTATATTTGGTATAATCCCGTTAAACATGGGTACGTGGATTCGCCGGAGAAATGGGTGATCACAGAGATTATACAAAACCCAAAATATTCAGACCTGTTATTATTCGAGATATAAAGAAATTTACGCAGATATTATAAAAGCAAATATGCGTACAGCCGGTATGTCTAGACACCGATATTTTGAATTGTTAGAAATTTGTAAATAGCTTCCAACTAAAGCCACCTTTGCGGAAGGTGCCATTTTAATTACAACGAATAGCGATTTATCAGAACGATAGATTTAAGGCGTATCTAGAGCTTTCCAATAGTCATGCAATATCTGCCCTTCTATAGGTGAATCACTGGTATTTTCCTCATCAAAAACTTTTGCCTAATTCATAAAAAAGACCTAAATTACGACCATAATATAGACCGGTATTTAAACCTAAAAATAAGGTGATTGAAATGAAAAATGTTTTGGCAAACTGTTCTGCAAGCATATCAGAATTAAAAAATAACCCTAGTGCGCTTATTGACCAGTCCGATGGAGAACCTATTGCGATCCTCAATCATAATAAACCAACAGCTTACCTAATTCCTGCAAAAACATATGAAGATTTGTTAGAAGGGATTGAAGATTATCAACTGGGAATCATTGTGAAAGAAAGGCAAAATGAAAAAATATTAGCTGTAGAAGTTGATATTGATGAATTATAAACTGAAATTTCTTCCAACGGCACTTAAAGAGTGGAAAAAACTGGATAATTCCATTCAGTCCCAATTAAAAAAGAAATTAAAAGAACGGCTTGAAAATCCACATGTGAAATCCAGTCAGCTCAGGGGATTTAAAAACCATTATAAAATAAAACTTAGATCGCGGGGTTATCGTCTTGTTTATGAAGTAATAGATAATGAATTATACATTCTGGTCATCGCCATCGGGAAACGGAGCAAGGACTCAGTTTACAAAATTGTTGAAAAAAGAAGTCGAAAAGGATGAAGGTATAATTCATTGATTACTTGAGCATCAACACGGTTGATGGAATCCAAAATTAATATGCCGACGACATTAAAGAATTTTTAATTGCTATTAAATTATTGTTTCCTGTTCAATCGAATTAAAATTGTTCTGTAATTTCAACGTTAGATTATTAATACTTTAAGAAACAAACAGCCCATAGAAATTAGATAAATGAATAAAAATCAACCCAACCAAGAATCAAATAAAAGTCTAAATCAAATCATTGATTTTCGGAAAGAAAAATTAACCAAACTGCGAGAAGCGGGTGTAGAGCCTTATCCCCAGAAATATGAACCCACCCATTTCAGCGCTGATATTCTCGGCGATTTTGATAACCTTGAAAAACAGGATGTGGATATTGCTGGACGTATTATGTCCATGCGGAAAATGGGAAAAGCTTCATTTTTCCATATTCAAGATTTGAAAGGAAAGATTCAGATCTTTATTCGACGAGATGATGTGGGTGAAGATAATTATGCCCATTTTAAACTATTGGATATGGGTGACTTTGTCGGCGTAAAAGGATACGTATTCAAAACCAAAATGGGTGAAACATCTATCCATGCCAGTGAATTGACTGTCCTCTGTAAGTCCATTCGACCATTGCCGGTGGTGAAAGAAAAAGATGGGGAAACTTTCGATGCCTTTGCGGATAAAGAACAGCGTTATCGTAATCGCCATCTGGATTTAATCGTTAATCCAGAAGTGAAAGATACTTTTGTGAAGCGCGCCAATATTATTAAAGGTCTTCGAAATCACTTGGACAATATGGGTTTTCTGGAAGTTGAAACGCCTGTTCTTCAACCCCTATATGGCGGCGCAAACGCACGGCCTTTTACTACCCATCACAATGCACTGGATCAGCAGCTTTATTTACGGATTGCCGATGAACTTTATTTAAAACGCCTAATCATTGGCGGTATCGATAGGGTCTATGAAATAGCTAAAGATTTCCGTAACGAAGGAATGGACCGTAATCACAATCCCGAATTCACTATGCTGGAATTTTATTGGGCCTATGCCGATTTTGAAGACAATATGAATTTAGTAGAAGATATGATTCGTGCCGTTGCCACAAGCATAGACGCCATTGAACTACAATGGGGTGATATGACTATTGACTTGTCCAAGCCATTCGAGAGACGACCAATTTTAGATTTATTGAAAGAAGCCACTGGAGAAGATCTTACAGAAGCATCGGTGGATAAAATGAAGGAAGTGTGTAAAACGCATCATGTAGATTTTGAGGATAATGCCAATTATGGTCAAATGCTTGATGGACTCATGAGTGAATTGGTTGAGCCAAAATTGATTCAGCCGACGTTCATCACGGATTACCCAAAAGCTATTTCTCCATTAGCCAAAAAACATCGCAATGGAAATCCCCATTTGGTTGAAAGGTTTGAGCTATTTATCGGCGGCGCAGAATTCGCTAATGCTTTTACTGAATTGAATGATCCCATCGATCAGCGGGAGCGCTTTGAATCTCAAGCGCGATTGGCGGAAGGTGGAGATGATGAGGCCCATCCAGTGGACGAGAACTTTCTCCAAGCTGTTGAATGTGGTATGCCACCAACCGGCGGCGTAGGAATTGGTGTGGATAGGCTTGTTATGTTATTGACAGAAAATATCAACATTAAGGATGTTATTCTGTTCCCCGCCATGCGCACGGAAGAATAATTTATATACGGTGAATTTCCCTTTTTACTTATCGACCCGTTATTTGCGTTCGACCCAAAAAGGGAGTTTCACTCGCATCGCTGGCGTTTTATCCGTTGCCGGTTTGGCTGTCGGTATTGCCGCCCTACTTATAACATTGTTTATTCTTAATGGCTTCGAAAGAGTTATCTCCCAGAAGATTGCCGATTTTGATGGGCACATCCGTATTCGCCATTTTTTAAATAATCCCATTAATCCTAAGATCGCCGGCATGGATAGTGTCATTTCTAATTTCAATGGCGATGTAATTCAATCCGGATTTATTCAAGGACCCGCCCTTCTTAGAAAAGGTAAATTGGCCGAAGGTGTAATCGTAGAAGGCATTGAACCAGCAGGAGCTGATTTCCTTAGTAATATGCTGGTTTCGGGAAGTGTTTCTCTGGGTAAAAACGATATTATTATCGGAAAAAAATTGGCAGATCAATTGGGATTATCCATTGGAAATAAAGTGGTGCTTTTTGATATTGCCACTTTGCGTGGTTCAAAGAAACGACTGAAGCAATTCACCGTTAGTGGGCTCTTTCACTCAGGAATGACTGAATACGACAAATCACTCATTTTTATGAATCTTGAATTAGCCAAGGGATTATTCAACTTAGAGGGTAAGGTAACCGGATATATTTTAAGGCTAAAAGATCAAAAACAGGTTTCGCTTCTTACTGAAACTCTCGAAAGCAATTTGGCCTATCCATATATGGTAATGACCTGGAAAGAGAAGAACCGCGCCCTCTTTAAATGGATGGATGTTCAGCGCTGGCCAATCATATTTATATTTGGACTCATTGCCTTAGTGGGTGTAGTGAATATTATATCTGCGTTGGCCATGATCATTATTGATAAAACACGCCAGATTGGGATACTGAAATCTTTGGGAATAACCCAAGGGAAATTAAAACAGGTATTCCTTGCCAATGGGCTGATCATTGGCGTTGCCGGCACAACTGGTGGATCTTTGTTAGCTTTAGTTGTGGCTTG
This genomic window from Candidatus Neomarinimicrobiota bacterium contains:
- a CDS encoding ABC transporter permease; translated protein: MNFPFYLSTRYLRSTQKGSFTRIAGVLSVAGLAVGIAALLITLFILNGFERVISQKIADFDGHIRIRHFLNNPINPKIAGMDSVISNFNGDVIQSGFIQGPALLRKGKLAEGVIVEGIEPAGADFLSNMLVSGSVSLGKNDIIIGKKLADQLGLSIGNKVVLFDIATLRGSKKRLKQFTVSGLFHSGMTEYDKSLIFMNLELAKGLFNLEGKVTGYILRLKDQKQVSLLTETLESNLAYPYMVMTWKEKNRALFKWMDVQRWPIIFIFGLIALVGVVNIISALAMIIIDKTRQIGILKSLGITQGKLKQVFLANGLIIGVAGTTGGSLLALVVAWLQNNFKLITVPEDVYFMDFIPMDINFSNMLSVMIVATILSILAALWPTARAGQIEPAEALKYE
- the lysS gene encoding lysine--tRNA ligase; translated protein: MNKNQPNQESNKSLNQIIDFRKEKLTKLREAGVEPYPQKYEPTHFSADILGDFDNLEKQDVDIAGRIMSMRKMGKASFFHIQDLKGKIQIFIRRDDVGEDNYAHFKLLDMGDFVGVKGYVFKTKMGETSIHASELTVLCKSIRPLPVVKEKDGETFDAFADKEQRYRNRHLDLIVNPEVKDTFVKRANIIKGLRNHLDNMGFLEVETPVLQPLYGGANARPFTTHHNALDQQLYLRIADELYLKRLIIGGIDRVYEIAKDFRNEGMDRNHNPEFTMLEFYWAYADFEDNMNLVEDMIRAVATSIDAIELQWGDMTIDLSKPFERRPILDLLKEATGEDLTEASVDKMKEVCKTHHVDFEDNANYGQMLDGLMSELVEPKLIQPTFITDYPKAISPLAKKHRNGNPHLVERFELFIGGAEFANAFTELNDPIDQRERFESQARLAEGGDDEAHPVDENFLQAVECGMPPTGGVGIGVDRLVMLLTENINIKDVILFPAMRTEE
- a CDS encoding type II toxin-antitoxin system Phd/YefM family antitoxin, which encodes MKNVLANCSASISELKNNPSALIDQSDGEPIAILNHNKPTAYLIPAKTYEDLLEGIEDYQLGIIVKERQNEKILAVEVDIDEL
- a CDS encoding type II toxin-antitoxin system RelE/ParE family toxin, whose protein sequence is MNYKLKFLPTALKEWKKLDNSIQSQLKKKLKERLENPHVKSSQLRGFKNHYKIKLRSRGYRLVYEVIDNELYILVIAIGKRSKDSVYKIVEKRSRKG
- a CDS encoding TIGR00159 family protein → MVLFQIGFLTVTLIDVIDLLLVSWLFYKVYIYFKGTRAGQMLAGLIILMVASFLFNAFGMSASSWLVNQFQTVWVVAFVILFQPELRRLLIYVGQTRFFQKIFRVGTSRSIVSIVEAASQLKERHWGGLIVIQRETGLRTYKEQGTQLKAEVTAPLLVSIFNPSSPLHDGAVIIQNEIIDAAACILPLTESTMIDPEMGTRHRAALGISEETDAIVVLISEERARISVAENGRFAHIDMDDLALRKYLNDRMFIASGD
- a CDS encoding ZIP family metal transporter gives rise to the protein MTVLTYTILSVLMVSLVSLVGLVTLSISRKLLDRIMTYLVSFATGSLFGGALIHLLPEAFASASNPLHVSLWTIGGLATFFVMEKFFRWRHCHHPTTNEHVHPIVPMNIFGDAMHNFIDGVLIAISYSASIPLGVATTVAVLFHEIPQEISDYSILINGGLSVKKALMVNLMSASLAMVGALFALQMGKSITGFTDALVPITAGGFLYIAGSDLIPELHHNTDAKKSFIQLLMLVAGVAVMTFLAVKF
- a CDS encoding peptide chain release factor 2; this encodes MNTLPRRKNAQNCGGTFDLSTKGSDLEKLRQASAVPDFWNDNAAASALLKKISLLEKEITLWQELDTAQGDVEVLLEFADAGESSLEEVHTELQKFVTTIEDLELKMILGDPEDTQDAIITIHPGAGGTESQDWAEMLYRMYNRWIERKGFKKEIMDYQPGDEAGIKDITIEIKGDYAYGLLKAEAGVHRLVRISPFDSNSRRHTSFVSVFVYPSTEDEIEIEIDQGDLRIDTYRASGAGGQHVNKTDSAIRITHIPSGIVVQCQNERSQHKNKASAMKVLKARLYQAEVEKEKEAMKDLENTKMDIAWGSQIRSYVFHPYNMVKDHRTKEETGNVSAVMDGDIDKFIRAFLMNQLGERKEIPEEV